The Pseudomonas leptonychotis genomic sequence GTGGCGCTGTAGTAGCTGCTATTGCCTTGTTTGTTGGTGTAGCGCACGGCGGTGTAGGTTTTGCCGCGGTTGGTGAAGCGTGCGGAAAGGATATTGCCAGTGCCAACCTGCTTGCCGTTGACCACTTTCTTTTCGTAGATCAGCTCGAACTCGTCGCCTTCGCGAATATCCATGGCGAAATCGATGTCGTAGCCGAATACATTGGCCAAATCCATGGTCAGCGTATGAGAGAGGCCGGCGCGTTTGGCCGAGAGAAACAACGAGCTTTTGATCACGCCATGACTGTAGGTGGTCTGAACATCAGGCTTGACCAGATCACGTTTGAAGCTGAAGCCCTTTTCATTTTTCGTCAGAGCAATGCTTTCTAGGTCACTAAGCTTGCTGTGCAAGCTTTCGAGTTCACCGTCCGTGCTCAGCTTGAATTCAAGTGCCTGGCCTACTTTTAGGCGCGTAAGCTGTTTGGCTTCTTTGCTGCTGTTTAGCACTTCATGCAGGTTGGCTGCGCTCAGGCCGACCTTGGCAAATACCGTCGACAACGTGTCGCCATTTTGCACGCTAATAATACGGTGTAGCGGATCAGTTTCTTGCGGTTCGTCAGCGTGTGCGGCCTTCAGCTTTTCGTCTGCTGGGGCACTCGCTATAGCGGCATCTGCGAAGGGCGACTTGCGCGCTTGTGGCGCGGCTGATGCGGAGTCATCTTGTTGCTCGTTATATTCTGAGCCTTGGTCTAGCTCGAGGTCGATG encodes the following:
- a CDS encoding peptidoglycan DD-metalloendopeptidase family protein; this encodes MTSTTKAPPLYPKSHILAASGVAALLSLALLVFPTREVEAKKTYIDLELDQGSEYNEQQDDSASAAPQARKSPFADAAIASAPADEKLKAAHADEPQETDPLHRIISVQNGDTLSTVFAKVGLSAANLHEVLNSSKEAKQLTRLKVGQALEFKLSTDGELESLHSKLSDLESIALTKNEKGFSFKRDLVKPDVQTTYSHGVIKSSLFLSAKRAGLSHTLTMDLANVFGYDIDFAMDIREGDEFELIYEKKVVNGKQVGTGNILSARFTNRGKTYTAVRYTNKQGNSSYYSATGESMRKAFIRTPVDFARISSRFSTGRRHPVLNKIRAHKGVDYAAPRGTPIKAAGDGRISLAGRHGGYGNAVIIQHGQRYRTLYAHMNGFAKGIRSGSNVKQGQIIGYIGTTGLSTGPHLHYEFQVNGVHVDPLSQKLPMADPIASSEKSRFMQLSKPLMAQMDKEKSTMLALNNQR